Within the Telopea speciosissima isolate NSW1024214 ecotype Mountain lineage chromosome 4, Tspe_v1, whole genome shotgun sequence genome, the region CTTGGCCTTTTGCTATGTAATAAGGAccaaatattaattaaaaaaggcattttaatttttttctttatatatatatatgtatattattttttttttgacataatttttgggaaaatgtttTCTATCCAAGAACGTAGCCTACGCCACTGCCCAtgagtctatatctctcctcctcctatgaaatgacatctttATCTATAttgggggagaagagagatagacacagggagcactggcataggccacactcttggcCAGAAAGCATCATCTCAAGTAGGATTCTTTTATAGAATCCACCAATCACACTCCATCTACCTTAGGAGAGCTAAGCAAACTCAAACAAAattatctccaaaaaaaaagacaaattagGAAGAGACTTTGATATGAGCATGGGTCCTCACTTAAAGAAAAGGTGCTGGGACAATGTATTTTACAttaggaccaagtttcccttcagccatggtgaatgggaatccattcactgggtgatggagggaaacttagtcttTACATTATGTTTTGGAGATTGTCTTCCTTCGGCGACGGTATCCCTTGACCGAGGCATTTAGATGGTTTGTAGAGGCTATTATGGAAAAGTACAGGGGTATTATCAACCTTGTACAATAAGAAATGATGTAGAGAAGATTTATGAAGAATTTTTGGATCGGTTGGATTGGCTGAAGTCCACTCAATTAGGTCGAAAGTGCTAATTTGTCAGCACAACTTCCAAGGGCCTTAATTTTTTACTCGAGTAGAGTTATGGGAGTCATAACACTAATATCCAAACGGCAACCAATTCTTTATAGCTTAGTTAAGTAATGGGATTCATTGGACTATAGATTTGGGGTCAAATTCGCACGTTTAAGGGGTGATCCAGGCCTCCAAAGTTTTGTGTGTGATTTAGGGATactagtttcctattttatttttctacttttttttgtttcatgttttatttcgattttcttttctttgtaatctGATCTTCTTTTATAAAGGTCATTTAGGACAAAATAAAGGTATCTTGAAGTGTATGAATCAAACTGGTTTTATTTGCTCTTCTTCCCCATTAGAATTAGGATTTTCTTTACCTTGTGGATTTGAGGGTCATTAGCACTAGAATGAAATATATCCCGCATACTTCCTACTGGGTCGGGGCAAACATTTATGACTCTATATGGGTGTACTTTTCCTACAtccatggtgaaggaaaactttctccttatgTTTTAATGATCACTAAAATGTGTTTGAGTAATGAAAAAGTTTGTGTATGAGTGGTGAAAAAGCAATTTTTTGGAGGTATTTCCTCATGCATCAAAGATGCGGAAAAAATCAAGCCAAGCAAGCAGAAGCAAATCAAGCAATTCACCGATCAATCGCAAAGTGATATATCACGAGGACATTTATTGAGGCTTGCATCCTTAAAAGTGTTCCATAAACTCAGAGAACAAAAGAAGTATGAAATGTTAGAAGCATTCAATGGAAGATCAAGCTTCAAGAAAACACTTCATAAATTGAAATGCCTAGGAAACAAGaatggtgttgtcattgttgtcagcACTGTCAGAATCAACACACTCACATATTGGCAGTACAGTGCTTAGTACAATCAAAAGTGTTGAGGTGTTAGTGAAGTGACAATGATATGTACATGGGTGTATAAATATATCACAAGGGTTATAGAGTTATTTGGCAATACTAACAATGTTAGTGAGGTTGAAAAGCAGTGAAATGACAACAGGCACTGCATGGCAAAAGTtattgatgatgtggcatgtgGTAGTTGGGGCGGTGCTGGAAATGGTGCTCAAGTGTCAATTTGTAGAGATATATAGAGTGTACATAGGTCTTGAAAGTGATTGGAGAGATCAGACAACAAGTTGGGAGAGCTGAAATGGTCAAGTAGTGATTTGATAGTGATGTGACACTTTGATAGTGATACAGAGAGGCTTACATGGAAACATATGACACTTTAACAATTATACAGAGAGGCTTATATGGAAACATATCACAGTGTTATATAGTCATCGAAAGCATGTGGTAGCATTGGGTGAAAGCTCCACGTAGTTTGAATCGAGAAATCATAGGTTCACGCAGTGGGAGCATGTTTGTAGCTAATTATGGAAGGTTTAAATGATAGATCTGGGCAAAGTCATCCACATAGAACTTGTAGTTCTTCCAGTCTTCTGTCATCTCAAATGGAAGTGCATCATTTCATTATCGGACGAAGATGTAATGTGTTTTTCGTATCATTGCACAGAAACTGAGCAAATTGGGAGAGTTTTGAAATTGGAGATGCATTCTTGAAGTTTTCCTGCGATTACAATATGTGAGTTAAGGTCCTTATCACGAGCTTGGTGGTGAAAACCACACTCAAAAATTCATTACAATGAAGAAAATCCatatagaagaagagaaagaattaGAGAAAGCTCCCAAGAGCTTGAACCCAAGAATCCTTGAATCTTCTATGTTTTATTGTTGACTTCAAGTTTTCAAGGGAAACTCTATTTGATATTGTGCCTTCAAAGAATACATCAAGGGTTTGAAGAAAGCTCAAGATATAGAaggaatagaagaaaagaaaaagaagaagaagaaaaacggTTTCCCATGCATGAAACTCCATCAAGTCATCATATAGAaggaatagaagaaaagaaaaggaagaagaagaaaaacggTTTCCCATGCATGAAACTCCATCAAGTCATCATTTAAGCTTACGGTTTGCCTCTATTGAACTATGTGCATGATGTGTGAGCTTTGAAGCAAACCTAGGAGGGTTTTtgcaagaaaaagaggaagaggaagggaaaaaaaaaatagaaacgaagaaaggaaaagaggaagaagaaaatagaagaggaaggaagaagagaggattgCAAGATTGTGTTGGATACGTCTATCACCGGCAATTCtaaaaagggaaattatcagcgccaccccctcacgtttgcctatattttaaggcacacccactaactaccataatatcaatgATTACCCATTTTTGAACGGTGTTAACCAATAAAATtattttgaccaaaatacccctctcactaaaacattaaaaaaaccTAGTCGAAATCATTTCTTAAACGCACACTGTACTcccctaagaaaaagaagaagaaaccctctCTTCCTTCACTTCCCAAGCCCCCTAAACAACGCCGCCAAGACAAGTGTCGCCGGAAACAATCACCACAACACCATTAACAACGATAGCGACGGCGACGGCCACGAAGAAAAACATTGTTTTTCTAGTGAAAACCAGTACCCAGCCATTTCTTCCACCCTGAAGTTGTGGCAAACTTCAAATATTGGCAATGGGGGTCGGTCCTCTTTGATCCGGGTATGCACTTGCAATGCAGGTCGGAGGCAGAAGATTGACGAAGGTCTGTCACGGGAAGAATGGTACGATGAACAAAATCAAAAACAGGGGTGGAAATTCATATTACAAACCgacacaatcaaataaaattaaacaaaaaccaTAGGAATAGCAACGGCAGAAACGTTGAGGTTCAATCGTGGTTATCCAATGTAGGTggagcagcaacaatgaagAAGTCAGAGGGTTTCCCTGAGCTCCCCAGGTTGGTACCGTGATGAAGAATTAATGTTACCCCTCTCACGGTCGTCAAAATCGAATGGTTCGAATCAGTTCTTCCCTAGGATGAACTAAGCTGCCGTGGATCCTGAAATTATTTTCATCGATTGTACCATGGCTGCTTCAGGGATGATGACCGTGGCTATTTCTTCCTACAGTTGGGGTCACAAGGATACATCGAAGGTGAGGAAATCGAATAGAAGATAGATAGGGGGGGGGAAGAATGGGTTATAGGTTCATATGGTCACAAAAACACCACGGTAATGGTGTAATAGCTGGAAAATatagaagagaatagaaaaggaaGAATGGAAATGCGATTTTAGCAACAGTAGAATATAAATGGTAGGTTAGTAATGGGTTCAATCATAATGGGTAGGGGTTTTGATCGGTGGGTTTTGGAAGACCAGTGGAGGATGAGAGAAATAAGTTTTTGGTTgggagaaaaatagagaagaaaatgttTGGTCAATGGATTAGAAGGTGGAGATGGTGGGGCGACTAGGTTAGGTTTTCTTTTGGAAAGGCAGAAGGTAGAGGTGGAATGGTTCAGTGATGATGAAATAAGAGTTTCAGTATGAAAATCGGAAAAATGAAAGAGGGTAGAGATGAAGACGATAGGTTGCAGTGGATGTTCTCCAATGTTGTTTGCTgaatgtgaggaagaagaagggtttgtgggGGTTTTAATCgaaagggtagattaggtaCTTCGCCCAGTaagaagggtagaattgtctttaaaaaaatattatatagcTGACATCACCACTCAACACCTCTTAACTAACGATAGGGGGTCTGTGTGGAATTAGTTTGGTAAAGCagggggtggcgctgataatatggtagttagtgggtgtgccttaaaatataggcaaatgTCAGCGGGTGatgctgataatttcccttctAAAAATTGTGGGATTACTCTGGTTATGGTAATCCACTATTGCATTTCCTTATTTAGTTGTATTTTACATGTAGGCCAGGTGTTCGTAAAAATACCCGTATAAATTGAAATGTATATAATAAGATGCATACACTTATTAGATTAATGTTGAATACAAAATTAATGGTTTCAAAACTCGCTTCCATGTATATAATAAGATGCATACACTTCTATGGGTTTCAAACTTCATGAATTCtttgcgccccccccccccccaaaaaaaaaaattcatgaattaTGGAAAAAGGCTGGCACACTGTAGATGTATCGTAAGCTAATGCCATTGTGtctactcctaaattagctaTAATATGGTCCTAAATTAGCTGTAATATGGTCTTTGAGTTCTTGTTTATAGAGACAGAGGAGGGGTTCATGTGAGAATTATATAGTTACAATAAAAGGACtagattcattttttattgCTTTACAGCGTGGGGTGagtatttgtatttttttttttaaagagaagaTAGATTTTATTAACTAGAGAAAGCTTGGGAGAAACTcacagatcctctacggcgcagATGCCCGTAGCGGCTTGTGCGACGCAGACTAGGCTATGCACACAATGACCGGCATACCCCCGCTTGGTCAAAGCGTTTGGACAAggataaggcggtctttgccCACACGATTCAGTCTGCATCTCTCAGGCCGCTACAGACAGCGCACCGTAGATGATCTGGATCCTGGCTGAAATTGGGGTAGGCAATAGTTGGACTAAAGAGAAGCAAAGGCAGTGCCTACTGTATTATATAAATTAATTTACTGTCAATGCTGCAAAGAACCAAAAGACGCGTTGTGAAGTAAAAAGGCTCATGATATTCTTTGATGGGTTTTCTGAATTAAGTTGTGGGGACGGTAGGTatcaacataaataaataaaaaaagagaaaattacttgggcAGCCCCggtactatggccattttgcttatgattaccaacgtttgaaaTAATTGCTTGACGACCCCCTGAAACCTCACGGTGTTAGTCTACTATTagtgtttaaatgaaaatgcctattttacccttattacctATTCAATAGAATAcagtaaaattaaaattaccaaattacccttctttcttcttcttcttgcagagAACTCAGAATAAACAACTCCCCCCATTTGAAGCAAGAATCTGTTAAAATAGTCAAATAGTTAAAGATGGAGCGAGGCAATGGGGGTTTACATGATGTCTGAACCGACTACAATGGTGTATTCGTCGTTCGTCGGTGACCGGACTGTGGTGGATTCGTCAATCCGTGGTCAAACTAGAGCtttagaaagaagaggagaggagagagtagGAAACAGAGGGGACTGATTTACAACTATGGTGGATTTGGAGATTTTGATTTCAGTATCTCattagatttctattttgaattGGGAGAGGGGAGGTAGAGGTCGAGGGGCACAGGTGCAAGAGGCAGAGGTCTGAGGGTTCACAGTGCAGAGCAATAGGGGGTTTGAGTGAGCTTTCCGGCCAGGGTGCTCATAGCAGGGAGGGAGCACAGTAGGTGGCGGGGAGGGGGTGCTACCGGGAGTGGGGGAGATAGAGTGGAGGGGAGGGAGAAAGCGTGGACCCCCTAATCGCCGACTATGGATCACACTTTTAAAGAGTAAAGAAATCCATTTTAATCCATCTAGGACATCTTATTCCCTACCACCGACTTTGTAAGACTGTAACCATATAAAACCCCAAGCATTCATTAGATGTCGAAGCTACGTACAGCAAAATCAGATGGTGTACTTCACGAAAGATTGATATCAACAATTCAACATTCTCCGATCCACAGTAGATGAACGATTCAAAATTGCatcaaggaagaaaaataaatttcctACTAAAATACCTGAAAACAATCGAAGTACAAGGAATCGAATCGTATAAATCtcaaagtaaaaaaagaaaatccgtTAGTCTCCGAGTAGTTTAGATGGAATAGTAGAAAATAGATTCAGAGACGTACGAGATCTTCAAATCGTTTATCGGTAGAACGATCTAAGCATGAATGCGAggaaagagacaaggaaagcAGCGGCGATCGATGCGGAGACGACACCGAGTTCAGCACCAGAAGTAGGACTTAGAGCTGGAGCATCAGCAGCGATAGCATCTCCAATGAAGGAGAAGACGGCGAGGATGACCGCCATAAGAGCCATGAATGAAGCTTTTCTCTTTGATTCCGATTCGACCTTTCGGGCTTAATCTTCAAAGATGCCCTAATGGtttttgaaacttttttttttggttgcaggaggaagaagaagaagaagaagaagaaagagaaggggggcaaatgtgtcacttcactacaccttaagggtagtttaggcatttacAAAATATTTAACCCATGATAATGGTGACTGACTAACGGACAaggctacttgaaagaaatggtaaactgcagggggtgttcaagtaattgtttcaaacattgGGGAGACTAaataattaggccatagtataggggtgtccaagtaactttctctaaaaaaaacacaaagaagtaCAGCAATTACAGATTAATGATAATCGTGCTTTCATGGACCAAAAAATTGACCAATGTGGCCATGTGGCCgtcctgcatttttttttgggaaaattatatgattagttacttttgggttttcatttacaaaactgtccaccttatgtttgagttaacaaaaatagacaaaaacaagtttagttttacaaaactggacaaattAAATAGTATCTCTacctcccacacttacttttttagacatttttacccctgccattgccttctcgcccaggcatcccccattccctgcaaccctaccttgtcctagccacctccaatattctctgctaccccaactaacagagggaaaaaaaagagattttttcagaggaAAACTGccgagaaaggaaggagagtcactgttttgtctggttttgtaaaactaaacttgtttttgtctatttttgttaactcaaacataaggtggacagttttgtaaatgaaaacccaaaagtagctaatcatgtaattttcccttttttttggggggtgggggggggagaTATTCTCTGCACAGCAGGACACAAGGCGctggctgcacccagacacaagggATGGGCGAGGTAGCCATTTCAACTATTCAAAGGCCGGAgtgtcatttcacccaccccatgtgtctgggcgcactCTGCGCCCCTTGTATAGTGAACATTTCCCCCCTTTTTGTTATTGATAATCGTAGCCATCTTGCACCCCAACGGCCAAATCCACACACTTCCTAAGACAGTTAATCAAGGGCCTAAACGGCTGAGcttaaaaaattgcaaaaaaatatattaatctGTTGAGAGAGAAACAATGGTAGTTGATTCCGATTTCCGGTCATGATTCCAAACTTTTAAACCTTGATAAAGTTACAATTGAGAAAAGCAACGAAGGAAGACAGTGCTTCACTCAATTGTGTGTGTAGGTGTTTAATGATTAGAGTAAATGGATCtatcatttagggtttgaattcTCAAAACCGGTTTAAAGGATCTGCACCATCGATTTGGATTCGAATTGAATTGAAATCAGGAAAGAATTAGACATAAATCAATTGGAAAcgaccaaaaccctagaaaatggaATCAGGAAGAAAAGCATAAATTTTGACATAACTTTGGTTTTTTGGAGCTTTTGATTCAACTATTGTAAATTTAGCTAGAAGAGGTAAGTTCATTAATTCTACATTTTTAGTGATTTAAAAAAGATAAGAGTCGGACATACCTCTCTCCTCACCTCTATGGAAAAGTCCCCTTGCCCCTCCCATCCTAGTCCCCTCAGTTGAACTGCTAACTCCAAGAAAGATAGTGGTGTGCCTAACTTCCACCCCTTAAAAAAATACTAAGGAAGAAATGGCCAAAAGAGTGATCTTTGTGTATTCCTGATCAATCCAAAATAAGGTTCTAAGAATATGAGAAAATCATATCAGATCTCAATCAATCCAATTCGATAGATTCCAATGTATAATTATAAAATCATGTTATTATTAGATGAtgacataaatatatatatgcacAAAATTTAAGTCCTAAAACATTTCTAAATGGCATAAAAGCCAAAATAAGAAAAGGGTATAGTTTGATTAACCATCTAGTTTATAGAAgtatttttcaattttaatcatCACTTGTAAATCATTattccctccaattcgctgtctctttcaattcctctaattcctcacatggggtgaaaatgatcatcctacccccTATCccaaaacactgcccaaggtgagatccactcccccctattagaggaattgaagatGCCCACATCTTCGAACACCTGGAGGAATTGGAAATCAGCTTTCAGTCAGCACCGAAAAGGATCATGAGTTGGTTGGTTACTTCCTCTAGTAGGAGCTGGGCAGTACACTAATAAATAAAGCAAGGGAATCCATCTTCCTAGTTCCGTGTTtcattcccttctctctctctctctctctcactcttaaGCTGGAGCTGGGCTGTAATAAAGCAAGGGAAAATTGGGGAAAACCCCTCTTTTACCTATAATAAAATGTTCAAACAACAGGTTTTgctttttaataatgtcatcaCTCTAACAGTTGAGGCCTCCCCCTCTCGGTCACGTACTGCTACACACTTAAACAAACACAAAAGCCCATCTTTCTCCGTTGCTTCTCCCAACCCATTTGGCCAAAGATATCAgaactatatatataaagaacccATACTATCTTTTCTCCACAACAGCCAAACAACAATCTCCACCTTCTCTCCTCCATTACATCTAAAGATCAATCTCAGcctatctttctctctcgcaGAGAACTCTTTCTCTACTTCTCAATACCTCCCCTTCTTTACTCCTCAAGTTCACTAATATGGcctcttttgtttctacatTGCTCTACCAAGTCCTTTTGGTGGTTTCCCTCTTACATCTCTCCAATGCTGCAAGAAGACTCTCTGGATCGGTGGAGCAACGGCCTATGCTCTTCCAATACCACAAGGGTCCTCTTCTCTCCGGCAAAATCTCTGTTAATCTCATCTGGTACGGCAATTTCAACCCTGCCCAACGCGCCATTATCTCTGATTTCGTCTCTTCCCTCTCATCCTCACCAGCCTCATTGAAGACCGAACCCCAATCCTCTGTTCTCACATGGTGGAAGACCACAGACAAGTACTACCACCTCAGCTCCAAGAACAAGAAGTCCtactcttctctttctctccaaatGGGTAGGCAAATCCTTGACGAGAACTACTCATTGGGCAAATCCCTCACCAGGAAGCAAATCGTGCAGCTCGCAGGTAGAGGCGACCATAGAAATGCCGTTAATGTAGTTCTTACCGCCGCAGATGT harbors:
- the LOC122659768 gene encoding protein PHOSPHATE-INDUCED 1-like is translated as MASFVSTLLYQVLLVVSLLHLSNAARRLSGSVEQRPMLFQYHKGPLLSGKISVNLIWYGNFNPAQRAIISDFVSSLSSSPASLKTEPQSSVLTWWKTTDKYYHLSSKNKKSYSSLSLQMGRQILDENYSLGKSLTRKQIVQLAGRGDHRNAVNVVLTAADVNVEGFCIDTCGSHGSQGKKSKFAYIWVGNSETQCPGQCAWPFHQPIYGPQNPPLIAPNNDVGMDGMVINLASLLAATATNPFGNGFYQGPAEAPLEAASACPGIYGKGAYPGYAGKLLVDSTTGASYNANGANGRKYLLPALFDPSTSSCSTLI